From the genome of Tachysurus fulvidraco isolate hzauxx_2018 chromosome 20, HZAU_PFXX_2.0, whole genome shotgun sequence, one region includes:
- the mtus2a gene encoding microtubule-associated tumor suppressor candidate 2 isoform X2 produces MHKEIKNNNKQTLYSDGDANANQIPMEESHTDRGSLIPPLLSHNSTQERIIIWGTHARSKDPELEEFELLECQEMEAFLTVREVRDNDTSKEGAKKDFCQRQSALACKDPVCDLDKTDQNANHSEDIDVDQSSQPLDLRTSASRSGGRRSLKETRSNSDSNVFVPSFSTVSNLSGSLASALDSAGHKQCPPLPSKPTSDKCRFQQAVTNKSLILSTQSKEQPSKRGQNHSSMIMPQDPTHEHRSNTENGDCLTDKPCWSTDKGYNKQENVLSSKFQRNIERVPPSCRQLVRPLSPGMEPKLTSGHPAYKDTNQGDQPSPSSGRGRKSSSHQPDLKDPVQITSNAQSQSSGLGIQSSQTSAKVGNTLQRQGSAENAPGALERKSYLSRRAYSSPTRPATPPSPKSTGSPQRRPPMSPGRSRVATRGPQLGYGASQGYGFGLRPPVKTTINVNVQNSVPQQSSTVSYSPPKCPPKPKSVRPKIITYVRKNPQMKPQANDSPYEVSSLPTKLSTSTSPSNPKTPADEPPGAPVLSASNLLYDKYRQELQKSRYISPEALVSGTNLSSYTMPHKATGRTNNFYGSLGNKYLPTVASGSKDQTESQTVTQETGGYLQPPRTLRPQLGVGAVNKSPSAAAAKSRVFTPQKSPLALSQPVQAVTPSVTAQATSSVTPSTQSPPEASDQWKAPSAGLAVKSLLPKPAPSGLRPPGYSRLPAARLAAFGFVRSSSVSSVSSNNSADSTQSEPCRPAHRPGSITEDPPFHRVISASCGEGPRVPFRSSPQPPSTPVPTRRPLLPPPPGSPVGSRKDFQKTSEGSHSVLSSPKRLAVVSPKPQSPVLQRPRAAARVPGLPGNTGLPVTRRSISPGSEKKKEEAKRKEKEIEEQKTRAEEVLQLQTQCKEQNGLLLALRAELKRTVLGLDILAICTQHFCLKSENAEQKEKELFRELSQIQEEVACTAAQWKLLQQEKTALEQSFVLQLKELQEQQEAELATLEEELRTQHASDTDHLTAEHQSNVEELRTQQQEQIEELTAQHESDLEDLRTMHNLTMARLQEEHARTMRDLRKIHEKKTATLENDFEKHKLSLQDQVDMLTFQNRALQDKAKRFEEALRKSADEQILDALAPYQHIEQDLRSLKEVLEMKNQQIHDQERKICHLEKVAQKNIYLEEKVQVLQQQNEDLKARIDRNVAMSRQLSEENANLHEHVERESNEKKRLSRNNEELLWLLQTSPHLSPSSSPSHKVFFPGFDNPPFPGSPSPGTPTHSYSPGPSTPAHKVSSPSPGTPTHRALPATRSSPARVPNANTLPR; encoded by the exons ATGCACAAGGAaataaagaacaacaacaagCAAACCCTCTATTCTGATGGAGATGCCAATGCTAACCAAATCCCCATGGAGGAAAGCCACACTGATAGAGGCAGTTTAATACCTCCCCTGTTGTCACACAACAGCACTCAGGAAAGGATTATTATTTGGGGCACACATGCCCGCAGCAAGGACCCAGAGCTGGAAGAGTTTGAATTATTAGAATGTCAGGAGATGGAAGCTTTTCTAACAGTGCGTGAAGTGAGGGATAATGATACAAGCAAAGAGGGTGCAAAGAAAGACTTTTGTCAGAGACAGTCTGCTCTCGCTTGTAAAGACCCTGTCTGTGACTTAGACAAGACAGATCAAAATGCGAACCACAGTGAGGATATAGATGTAGATCAAAGCTCTCAGCCTCTGGACCTCAGGACGTCTGCCTCTCGATCTGGAGGAAGGAGGAGCCTGAAAGAGACGCGTAGTAACTCAGACAGCAATGTCTTTGTCCCCAGTTTCTCAACAGTGAGCAACCTCAGTGGAAGCTTGGCCAGTGCTCTTGACAGTGCAGGGCATAAACAGTGTCCACCTTTACCCAGCAAGCCTACCTCAGATAAATGCCGTTTCCAGCAGGCAGTCACAAATAAATCCCTGATACTTTCAACACAAAGCAAAGAACAACCCAGTAAGAGGGGTCAGAATCATAGCTCTATGATAATGCCCCAGGATCCAACACATGAGCATAGATCTAACACTGAAAACGGTGACTGTCTAACAGACAAACCATGCTGGAGTACAGATAAAGGCTACAACAAACAGGAGAATGTCCTGTCTTCCAAATTCCAGAGAAACATTGAAAGAGTGCCACCTTCTTGTAGGCAGCTTGTACGTCCACTCTCTCCAGGAATGGAACCAAAGCTAACCTCAGGACATCCTGCATATAAAGACACCAATCAAGGAGATCAGCCTTCTCCCTCCTCAGGCAGAGGTCGTAAAAGCAGCAGCCATCAGCCAGACCTAAAGGATCCAGTGCAGATTACTAGTAATGCCCAGTCTCAAAGTTCAGGCTTAGGGATTCAATCTAGCCAGACTTCTGCCAAGGTGGGCAACACCCTTCAAAGGCAGGGTTCAGCTGAAAATGCTCCAGGTGCCCTGGAGAGGAAGAGTTATTTGAGCCGCAGGGCCTATAGCAGCCCTACCAGGCCTGCAACGCCCCCATCTCCTAAGAGTACAGGATCTCCTCAGAGACGTCCTCCAATGTCTCCTGGGAGATCCCGAGTGGCTACTCGAGGCCCACAGCTGGGTTATGGTGCTTCTCAAGGGTACGGCTTTGGCCTGAGACCTCCAGTCAAAACCACTATCAATGTAAATGTCCAAAACTCTGTACCACAACAAAGCTCTACTGTATCATATTCTCCACCCAAGTGCCCACCGAAGCCCAAAAGTGTTCGACCTAAAATCATCACCTATGTACGCAAGAACCCACAGATGAAGCCCCAGGCCAATGATAGCCCATATGAAGTCTCATCACTACCCACCAAACTCTCAACTTCCACCAGTCCTTCAAACCCTAAAACACCAGCAGACGAGCCTCCaggagctccagtgctgagtGCCTCTAACCTGCTATATGACAAATATAGACAGGAGCTGCAGAAGTCTCGATATATATCTCCTGAAGCACTGGTCTCTGGGACAAATCTTTCCAGCTACACCATGCCCCACAAAGCCACTGGGAGGACAAACAACTTCTATGGCTCTCTAGGCAACAAATACTTGCCTACG GTTGCCTCTGGAAGCAAGGATCAAACAGAATCCCAGACAGTAACTCAAGAAACAGGGGGATATTTACAACCTCCACGAACCTTGAGACCCCAGCTTGGTGTGGGTGCTGTCAATAAGTCTccatctgctgctgctgctaagAGCAGGGTCTTCACACCACAGAAGTCACCTCTAGCTCTCAGTCAACCTGTGCAGGCAGTGACCCCTTCAGTGACTGCACAAGCCACTTCATCAGTGACCCCATCTACTCAAAGCCCACCAGAGGCTTCAG ACCAGTGGAAAGCACCCTCAGCAGGATTGGCTGTTAAATCTCTTTTGCCTAAGCCAGCTCCATCAGGCCTGCGCCCTCCTGGCTACTCCCGGCTCCCTGCAGCACGCCTTGCTGCCTTTGGCTTTGTCCGCAGCTCCAGTGTCTCCTCTGTCTCCAGTAATAATTCTGCTGACAGCACACAGAGTGAGCCATGCAGACCAGCACATC GTCCTGGCAGTATCACTGAAGACCCTCCTTTTCACAGGGTGATATCAGCTTCATGTGGAGAGGGGCCAAGAGTGCCATTCCGCAGCAGCCCCCAGCCTCCCAGCACTCCTGTACCCACTCGCCGCCCACTCTTGCCTCCTCCACCAGGCTCCCCAGTTG GCTCTCGCAAAGACTTTCAGAAGACATCTGAGGGCTCTCATTCAGTGCTCTCATCTCCAAAGCGTCTGGCTGTCGTTTCACCAAAACCTCAGTCACCAG TCCTGCAGAGACCTCGGGCAGCAGCACGAGTCCCTGGACTTCCGGGGAACACGGGCTTGCCAGTTACAAGGCGCAGCATTTCTCCAGgctcagaaaagaaaaaagaagaggcaaagaggaaggaaaaagagaTTGAGGAGCAGAAGACGCGAGCGGAGGAGGTGTTGCAGCTGCAGACTCAATGCAAGGAGCAGAATGGTCTCTTGCTGGCTCTCCGGGCTGAGCTGAAGAGGACAGTTCTAGGTCTGGATATCTTAGCCATCTGCACCCAGCACTTTTGCCTGAAG AGTGAAAATGCTgagcagaaagagaaggagTTGTTTCGGGAGCTCAGCCAGATTCAGGAAGAAGTGG CCTGCACTGCTGCTCAATGGAAGCTGCTGCAGCAGGAGAAGACTGCACTGGAGCAGAGTTTTGTACTGCAGCTGAAAGAACTCCAGGAGCAGCAGGAGGCTGAGCTTGCCACTCTGGAGGAAGAGCTCAGAACACAGCATGCCTCTGACACAGACCACCTGACAGCTGAGCACCAGTCAAATGTGGAGGAACTGCGAACCCAGCAACAGGAGCAg attgaAGAGTTAACAGCTCAGCATGAGTCTGACTTGGAAGACCTGAGAACCATGCACAATCTGACCATGGCAAGACTGCAGGAGGAGCACGCCAGGACcatgagag ACTTGAGAAAGATCCATGAAAAAAAGACAGCTACTCTAGAGAATGATTTTGAAAAGCATAAACTCTCCCTTCAG gaTCAGGTTGACATGCTGACATTTCAAAACCGAGCCTTACAAGACAAAGCCAAACGCTTTGAAGAAGCACTGAGGAAGAGTGCAGACGAGCAGATATTG gaTGCACTCGCCCCATACCAGCACATTGAGCAAGACCTTAGGAGCCTAAAAGAGGTTCTGGAGATGAAGAACCAGCAGATACATGACCAGGAGAGGAAGATCTGCCACCTGGAGAAAGTG GCCCAAAAGAACATATATCTGGAGGAGAAGGTACAGGTTCTACAACAGCAGAACGAGGACTTGAAGGCCCGCATCGACCGCAATGTTGCTATGTCCAG GCAACTTTCAGAGGAGAATGCAAATCTACACGAGCATGTAGAGAGGGAGTCCAATGAGAAGAAACGCTTGAGCCGAAACAACGAAGAGCTGCTGTGGCTTTTGCAGACAAGTCCAcatctctctccttcctcctcccCCAGCCACAAGGTCTTCTTCCCAGGGTTTGACAATCCCCCCTTCCCTGGCTCTCCCAGCCCTGGAactcccacacactcatactccCCCGGACCCAGTACTCCTGCACATAAAGTAAGTTCTCCCAGCCCTGGTACTCCGACTCACAGGGCCTTGCCAGCAACCAGGAGCTCTCCAGCACGAGTCCCTAATGCCAACACGCTACCCAGATAA
- the mtus2a gene encoding microtubule-associated tumor suppressor candidate 2 isoform X1 codes for MHKEIKNNNKQTLYSDGDANANQIPMEESHTDRGSLIPPLLSHNSTQERIIIWGTHARSKDPELEEFELLECQEMEAFLTVREVRDNDTSKEGAKKDFCQRQSALACKDPVCDLDKTDQNANHSEDIDVDQSSQPLDLRTSASRSGGRRSLKETRSNSDSNVFVPSFSTVSNLSGSLASALDSAGHKQCPPLPSKPTSDKCRFQQAVTNKSLILSTQSKEQPSKRGQNHSSMIMPQDPTHEHRSNTENGDCLTDKPCWSTDKGYNKQENVLSSKFQRNIERVPPSCRQLVRPLSPGMEPKLTSGHPAYKDTNQGDQPSPSSGRGRKSSSHQPDLKDPVQITSNAQSQSSGLGIQSSQTSAKVGNTLQRQGSAENAPGALERKSYLSRRAYSSPTRPATPPSPKSTGSPQRRPPMSPGRSRVATRGPQLGYGASQGYGFGLRPPVKTTINVNVQNSVPQQSSTVSYSPPKCPPKPKSVRPKIITYVRKNPQMKPQANDSPYEVSSLPTKLSTSTSPSNPKTPADEPPGAPVLSASNLLYDKYRQELQKSRYISPEALVSGTNLSSYTMPHKATGRTNNFYGSLGNKYLPTVASGSKDQTESQTVTQETGGYLQPPRTLRPQLGVGAVNKSPSAAAAKSRVFTPQKSPLALSQPVQAVTPSVTAQATSSVTPSTQSPPEASDQWKAPSAGLAVKSLLPKPAPSGLRPPGYSRLPAARLAAFGFVRSSSVSSVSSNNSADSTQSEPCRPAHRPGSITEDPPFHRVISASCGEGPRVPFRSSPQPPSTPVPTRRPLLPPPPGSPVGSRKDFQKTSEGSHSVLSSPKRLAVVSPKPQSPVLQRPRAAARVPGLPGNTGLPVTRRSISPGSEKKKEEAKRKEKEIEEQKTRAEEVLQLQTQCKEQNGLLLALRAELKRTVLGLDILAICTQHFCLKSENAEQKEKELFRELSQIQEEVACTAAQWKLLQQEKTALEQSFVLQLKELQEQQEAELATLEEELRTQHASDTDHLTAEHQSNVEELRTQQQEQIEELTAQHESDLEDLRTMHNLTMARLQEEHARTMRDLRKIHEKKTATLENDFEKHKLSLQDQVDMLTFQNRALQDKAKRFEEALRKSADEQILDALAPYQHIEQDLRSLKEVLEMKNQQIHDQERKICHLEKVQAQKNIYLEEKVQVLQQQNEDLKARIDRNVAMSRQLSEENANLHEHVERESNEKKRLSRNNEELLWLLQTSPHLSPSSSPSHKVFFPGFDNPPFPGSPSPGTPTHSYSPGPSTPAHKVSSPSPGTPTHRALPATRSSPARVPNANTLPR; via the exons ATGCACAAGGAaataaagaacaacaacaagCAAACCCTCTATTCTGATGGAGATGCCAATGCTAACCAAATCCCCATGGAGGAAAGCCACACTGATAGAGGCAGTTTAATACCTCCCCTGTTGTCACACAACAGCACTCAGGAAAGGATTATTATTTGGGGCACACATGCCCGCAGCAAGGACCCAGAGCTGGAAGAGTTTGAATTATTAGAATGTCAGGAGATGGAAGCTTTTCTAACAGTGCGTGAAGTGAGGGATAATGATACAAGCAAAGAGGGTGCAAAGAAAGACTTTTGTCAGAGACAGTCTGCTCTCGCTTGTAAAGACCCTGTCTGTGACTTAGACAAGACAGATCAAAATGCGAACCACAGTGAGGATATAGATGTAGATCAAAGCTCTCAGCCTCTGGACCTCAGGACGTCTGCCTCTCGATCTGGAGGAAGGAGGAGCCTGAAAGAGACGCGTAGTAACTCAGACAGCAATGTCTTTGTCCCCAGTTTCTCAACAGTGAGCAACCTCAGTGGAAGCTTGGCCAGTGCTCTTGACAGTGCAGGGCATAAACAGTGTCCACCTTTACCCAGCAAGCCTACCTCAGATAAATGCCGTTTCCAGCAGGCAGTCACAAATAAATCCCTGATACTTTCAACACAAAGCAAAGAACAACCCAGTAAGAGGGGTCAGAATCATAGCTCTATGATAATGCCCCAGGATCCAACACATGAGCATAGATCTAACACTGAAAACGGTGACTGTCTAACAGACAAACCATGCTGGAGTACAGATAAAGGCTACAACAAACAGGAGAATGTCCTGTCTTCCAAATTCCAGAGAAACATTGAAAGAGTGCCACCTTCTTGTAGGCAGCTTGTACGTCCACTCTCTCCAGGAATGGAACCAAAGCTAACCTCAGGACATCCTGCATATAAAGACACCAATCAAGGAGATCAGCCTTCTCCCTCCTCAGGCAGAGGTCGTAAAAGCAGCAGCCATCAGCCAGACCTAAAGGATCCAGTGCAGATTACTAGTAATGCCCAGTCTCAAAGTTCAGGCTTAGGGATTCAATCTAGCCAGACTTCTGCCAAGGTGGGCAACACCCTTCAAAGGCAGGGTTCAGCTGAAAATGCTCCAGGTGCCCTGGAGAGGAAGAGTTATTTGAGCCGCAGGGCCTATAGCAGCCCTACCAGGCCTGCAACGCCCCCATCTCCTAAGAGTACAGGATCTCCTCAGAGACGTCCTCCAATGTCTCCTGGGAGATCCCGAGTGGCTACTCGAGGCCCACAGCTGGGTTATGGTGCTTCTCAAGGGTACGGCTTTGGCCTGAGACCTCCAGTCAAAACCACTATCAATGTAAATGTCCAAAACTCTGTACCACAACAAAGCTCTACTGTATCATATTCTCCACCCAAGTGCCCACCGAAGCCCAAAAGTGTTCGACCTAAAATCATCACCTATGTACGCAAGAACCCACAGATGAAGCCCCAGGCCAATGATAGCCCATATGAAGTCTCATCACTACCCACCAAACTCTCAACTTCCACCAGTCCTTCAAACCCTAAAACACCAGCAGACGAGCCTCCaggagctccagtgctgagtGCCTCTAACCTGCTATATGACAAATATAGACAGGAGCTGCAGAAGTCTCGATATATATCTCCTGAAGCACTGGTCTCTGGGACAAATCTTTCCAGCTACACCATGCCCCACAAAGCCACTGGGAGGACAAACAACTTCTATGGCTCTCTAGGCAACAAATACTTGCCTACG GTTGCCTCTGGAAGCAAGGATCAAACAGAATCCCAGACAGTAACTCAAGAAACAGGGGGATATTTACAACCTCCACGAACCTTGAGACCCCAGCTTGGTGTGGGTGCTGTCAATAAGTCTccatctgctgctgctgctaagAGCAGGGTCTTCACACCACAGAAGTCACCTCTAGCTCTCAGTCAACCTGTGCAGGCAGTGACCCCTTCAGTGACTGCACAAGCCACTTCATCAGTGACCCCATCTACTCAAAGCCCACCAGAGGCTTCAG ACCAGTGGAAAGCACCCTCAGCAGGATTGGCTGTTAAATCTCTTTTGCCTAAGCCAGCTCCATCAGGCCTGCGCCCTCCTGGCTACTCCCGGCTCCCTGCAGCACGCCTTGCTGCCTTTGGCTTTGTCCGCAGCTCCAGTGTCTCCTCTGTCTCCAGTAATAATTCTGCTGACAGCACACAGAGTGAGCCATGCAGACCAGCACATC GTCCTGGCAGTATCACTGAAGACCCTCCTTTTCACAGGGTGATATCAGCTTCATGTGGAGAGGGGCCAAGAGTGCCATTCCGCAGCAGCCCCCAGCCTCCCAGCACTCCTGTACCCACTCGCCGCCCACTCTTGCCTCCTCCACCAGGCTCCCCAGTTG GCTCTCGCAAAGACTTTCAGAAGACATCTGAGGGCTCTCATTCAGTGCTCTCATCTCCAAAGCGTCTGGCTGTCGTTTCACCAAAACCTCAGTCACCAG TCCTGCAGAGACCTCGGGCAGCAGCACGAGTCCCTGGACTTCCGGGGAACACGGGCTTGCCAGTTACAAGGCGCAGCATTTCTCCAGgctcagaaaagaaaaaagaagaggcaaagaggaaggaaaaagagaTTGAGGAGCAGAAGACGCGAGCGGAGGAGGTGTTGCAGCTGCAGACTCAATGCAAGGAGCAGAATGGTCTCTTGCTGGCTCTCCGGGCTGAGCTGAAGAGGACAGTTCTAGGTCTGGATATCTTAGCCATCTGCACCCAGCACTTTTGCCTGAAG AGTGAAAATGCTgagcagaaagagaaggagTTGTTTCGGGAGCTCAGCCAGATTCAGGAAGAAGTGG CCTGCACTGCTGCTCAATGGAAGCTGCTGCAGCAGGAGAAGACTGCACTGGAGCAGAGTTTTGTACTGCAGCTGAAAGAACTCCAGGAGCAGCAGGAGGCTGAGCTTGCCACTCTGGAGGAAGAGCTCAGAACACAGCATGCCTCTGACACAGACCACCTGACAGCTGAGCACCAGTCAAATGTGGAGGAACTGCGAACCCAGCAACAGGAGCAg attgaAGAGTTAACAGCTCAGCATGAGTCTGACTTGGAAGACCTGAGAACCATGCACAATCTGACCATGGCAAGACTGCAGGAGGAGCACGCCAGGACcatgagag ACTTGAGAAAGATCCATGAAAAAAAGACAGCTACTCTAGAGAATGATTTTGAAAAGCATAAACTCTCCCTTCAG gaTCAGGTTGACATGCTGACATTTCAAAACCGAGCCTTACAAGACAAAGCCAAACGCTTTGAAGAAGCACTGAGGAAGAGTGCAGACGAGCAGATATTG gaTGCACTCGCCCCATACCAGCACATTGAGCAAGACCTTAGGAGCCTAAAAGAGGTTCTGGAGATGAAGAACCAGCAGATACATGACCAGGAGAGGAAGATCTGCCACCTGGAGAAAGTG CAGGCCCAAAAGAACATATATCTGGAGGAGAAGGTACAGGTTCTACAACAGCAGAACGAGGACTTGAAGGCCCGCATCGACCGCAATGTTGCTATGTCCAG GCAACTTTCAGAGGAGAATGCAAATCTACACGAGCATGTAGAGAGGGAGTCCAATGAGAAGAAACGCTTGAGCCGAAACAACGAAGAGCTGCTGTGGCTTTTGCAGACAAGTCCAcatctctctccttcctcctcccCCAGCCACAAGGTCTTCTTCCCAGGGTTTGACAATCCCCCCTTCCCTGGCTCTCCCAGCCCTGGAactcccacacactcatactccCCCGGACCCAGTACTCCTGCACATAAAGTAAGTTCTCCCAGCCCTGGTACTCCGACTCACAGGGCCTTGCCAGCAACCAGGAGCTCTCCAGCACGAGTCCCTAATGCCAACACGCTACCCAGATAA